The following proteins are co-located in the Halarcobacter sp. genome:
- a CDS encoding HNH endonuclease produces MKTYEKYLEALKTFEDYVTVSEWAEKVALLYPGLLEKANKEADEQKNDTTGLREIAARIGSRVSTGGFDGYIKINDMERPRRVKYISKEELDENTTQEIEEDLEPLNRKEIEKKAEDKMVLKELYRLDEFRNIQKAFKTFFNLDFELDHAKALLNEDDAGEHHPDNFQLILKYHNGKKVNKNWERFTLDEQLNYIRKCFELHTLVANRFGVSIDENILNSLMERLKEVY; encoded by the coding sequence ATGAAAACCTATGAAAAATATTTAGAAGCTTTAAAAACTTTTGAGGATTATGTAACTGTTTCAGAATGGGCAGAAAAGGTTGCTTTGTTATATCCTGGTCTTTTAGAAAAAGCTAATAAAGAGGCAGATGAACAAAAAAATGATACTACTGGTTTAAGAGAGATTGCTGCAAGGATTGGTTCTAGGGTTTCTACTGGTGGATTTGATGGGTATATTAAAATCAATGATATGGAGAGACCAAGAAGAGTTAAATATATATCAAAAGAGGAATTAGACGAAAATACTACCCAAGAGATTGAAGAGGATTTAGAACCTTTAAACAGAAAAGAGATAGAAAAAAAAGCTGAAGATAAAATGGTATTAAAAGAGCTATATCGTTTAGATGAGTTTAGAAATATCCAAAAAGCTTTTAAAACATTTTTTAATCTAGATTTTGAACTTGACCATGCAAAGGCTTTATTAAATGAAGATGATGCAGGGGAACACCATCCAGACAACTTTCAATTAATACTAAAATATCATAATGGAAAGAAAGTAAATAAAAACTGGGAAAGATTTACTCTTGATGAGCAACTAAATTATATAAGAAAGTGTTTTGAACTTCATACTTTAGTTGCAAATAGATTTGGAGTTTCTATTGATGAAAATATCTTAAATTCTTTAATGGAAAGGTTGAAAGAGGTTTATTAA
- a CDS encoding NAD(P)H-dependent oxidoreductase, whose translation MSKIGILVASSNNNLKLGQKLALLAKEQGVETELIDLVSLNLPLYNTIEEEKNGIPKEAQELASKILSLKAFIVVAPEYNGVMPAVLNNAMSWTSRATKDWRDAFNEKVVGLATHSGGGGTKVLQAMRIQFQHLGANILSREILTSYDKPLNEESAINMISQLNKLSEV comes from the coding sequence ATGTCAAAAATAGGAATTTTAGTTGCAAGTTCAAACAATAATTTAAAACTTGGACAAAAGTTAGCATTACTTGCAAAAGAGCAAGGTGTCGAGACTGAACTTATAGATTTAGTAAGTCTTAATTTGCCACTTTATAATACAATTGAAGAGGAAAAAAATGGTATTCCAAAAGAGGCTCAAGAGTTAGCTTCAAAAATATTATCACTAAAAGCTTTTATTGTAGTAGCTCCTGAATATAATGGAGTTATGCCAGCTGTTCTAAACAATGCTATGTCATGGACTTCAAGAGCTACAAAAGATTGGAGAGATGCATTCAATGAAAAGGTTGTTGGATTAGCAACTCACAGTGGTGGGGGAGGAACAAAAGTTCTTCAAGCTATGAGAATCCAATTTCAACATTTAGGTGCTAATATTTTGTCAAGAGAGATTTTAACAAGTTATGATAAACCATTAAATGAAGAGAGCGCGATAAATATGATTTCTCAACTTAACAAGCTTTCAGAGGTTTAA
- a CDS encoding AEC family transporter, with product MEHILTALIPIFLLILTGFSFKKINFPSAEFWKNADKLTYFILMPALLIFKLSTANLDNLNAIDFVITGILGIVFILIISIIIKFKMDTSGASFTSVVQGAIRFNTYVFLGLIAAILGDEGIALSALLITFAIPIINVICITVFAIYVNDTKATFIGMIKSIVKNPLIVACLIGGSINYFDFYMPIIAVKFLEILSASALPLGLLSIGFALDLSSIKEAKLELVVSSVLKLVVMPVAMFFIGSFFALDSFLLTILIIFAAMPTASSSFILARQLGGDTKLMASIITFETLFSLFTVSFILGFLQYIN from the coding sequence ATGGAACATATACTTACAGCACTAATCCCTATATTTTTATTGATTTTAACTGGATTTTCATTTAAGAAAATCAATTTTCCATCAGCAGAATTTTGGAAAAATGCAGATAAATTAACATACTTTATACTTATGCCAGCATTATTGATTTTTAAATTATCAACGGCAAATTTAGATAATCTAAATGCTATTGATTTTGTAATAACTGGTATATTAGGAATAGTATTTATTCTTATTATAAGTATAATCATTAAATTTAAAATGGATACTTCTGGAGCTTCATTTACCTCTGTAGTTCAAGGTGCAATACGATTTAACACTTATGTTTTCTTAGGACTTATAGCTGCTATTTTAGGAGATGAGGGGATAGCCCTTTCAGCCTTATTAATAACTTTTGCAATTCCAATTATAAATGTTATTTGTATCACTGTTTTTGCAATATATGTAAATGATACTAAAGCTACATTTATAGGAATGATTAAATCAATTGTAAAAAACCCTTTAATTGTTGCTTGTCTTATTGGTGGGAGTATAAATTATTTTGACTTTTATATGCCAATTATTGCAGTAAAATTTTTAGAAATTCTAAGTGCCTCTGCTCTTCCTTTAGGTCTTTTATCTATAGGGTTTGCATTGGATTTAAGTTCTATAAAAGAAGCAAAGCTTGAATTAGTTGTTTCATCTGTTTTAAAACTAGTTGTAATGCCTGTTGCTATGTTTTTTATAGGGAGTTTTTTTGCACTAGATTCATTTTTATTAACTATATTGATAATATTTGCTGCAATGCCAACCGCCTCTTCTTCATTTATTTTAGCAAGACAGTTAGGTGGAGATACTAAATTAATGGCATCAATCATAACTTTTGAAACCCTATTTTCTTTATTCACGGTCTCTTTTATTTTAGGTTTTCTACAATATATAAATTAA
- a CDS encoding NAD(P)H-quinone oxidoreductase subunit 3 encodes MTHMEFTHPYFGAFFMFLLTFGAFIATVFLARFVSRKLARLDTEKLKSTLYECGPEVTKQPSSISVQFYLMALLFILFDIEIIFMFPWAIDFKVLGWFGFVEMILFILLLTIGFIYAWKKGALEWHSIK; translated from the coding sequence ATGACACATATGGAGTTTACACATCCGTATTTTGGTGCATTTTTCATGTTTTTATTAACATTCGGTGCCTTTATAGCAACGGTTTTTTTAGCTAGATTTGTAAGCCGAAAATTAGCTAGACTTGATACAGAAAAATTAAAGTCTACACTTTATGAATGTGGACCAGAAGTTACAAAACAGCCAAGTAGTATCTCTGTACAATTTTATTTAATGGCTCTTTTGTTTATTCTTTTTGATATTGAGATTATATTTATGTTTCCATGGGCGATTGATTTTAAAGTTTTAGGATGGTTTGGATTTGTTGAAATGATACTTTTCATTCTATTACTTACTATTGGATTTATCTATGCTTGGAAAAAAGGAGCACTTGAATGGCACAGCATAAAGTAA
- a CDS encoding NADH-quinone oxidoreductase subunit C has product MRKYTPKNDVQNKSYFSDRFYVAPQTPKKEASEDEIYSKDIEALTNKFEISESYIEIDELVIYIKNEDNVDVLTFLKEELEYEMLMEMSAIDYIAQRGGFEIFYEMLSLTKRKRMRVKTFIRQKQPIESVYSVFKMANWAEREMYDMYGVKVVNHPNMKRILMPDDWYDYPLRKTYPLHGDETAQWYEVDKIFGKEAREEIGPEIRDGANVDRYDTERFSRLGHEVPYGTDITDGKEPEHTPLGYQEEGGVRIIKKLHEDDSVTLEERR; this is encoded by the coding sequence ATGAGAAAATATACACCTAAAAATGATGTCCAAAACAAATCATATTTTAGTGACAGATTTTATGTAGCTCCTCAAACTCCAAAAAAAGAAGCTAGTGAAGATGAAATATATTCTAAAGATATAGAGGCTTTAACTAATAAGTTTGAAATATCAGAGTCATATATTGAGATTGATGAATTGGTTATATATATCAAAAATGAAGACAATGTAGATGTCTTGACATTTTTGAAAGAAGAGCTTGAATATGAGATGTTAATGGAGATGTCAGCTATTGATTATATTGCCCAAAGAGGTGGTTTTGAGATTTTTTATGAGATGCTTTCTTTAACAAAAAGAAAAAGAATGAGAGTTAAAACTTTCATTAGACAAAAACAACCTATTGAATCTGTATATTCTGTATTTAAAATGGCAAACTGGGCAGAAAGAGAGATGTATGACATGTATGGTGTAAAAGTTGTAAATCATCCAAACATGAAAAGAATCCTTATGCCTGATGATTGGTATGATTATCCACTAAGAAAAACTTATCCATTACATGGTGATGAAACTGCGCAGTGGTATGAAGTTGATAAAATCTTTGGAAAAGAAGCTAGAGAAGAGATTGGTCCTGAAATAAGAGATGGAGCAAATGTAGATAGATATGATACTGAGAGATTCTCAAGATTAGGTCATGAAGTTCCATATGGTACTGATATTACAGATGGGAAAGAACCAGAACACACACCACTTGGTTACCAAGAAGAAGGTGGAGTTAGAATTATTAAAAAACTTCATGAAGATGATAGCGTTACATTAGAAGAGAGAAGATAG
- the nuoD gene encoding NADH dehydrogenase (quinone) subunit D, giving the protein MKQTPNRLKPFFENINFEREDNTMMINFGPQHPSSHGQMRLMLELQGEEIVKARPGVGYLHRGMEKMGENMIYNEFLPTTDRMDYIASTSNNYGYALAVEKLLGIEVPRRAEVIRTMLLELNRITSHLFWLATHALDVGAMSVFLYTFREREFAMDLIEDYCGARLTHSAVRIGGVPLDLPEDWCDNLEKFLKILDVEVDKYEGLLTENRIWKMRLENVGVISPELAKSWACSGIALRGSGIKWDLRREMPYGLYPELEFDVPISDKCDSYGRYLCYMQEMRESAKILRQLIPMYKESECQLMAHAPEYISAPKEDIMTQNYSLMQHFVLVTQGMRPPKGEVYVATESPKGELGYMIVSDGTPYAYKMKLRAPSFWHTGIFEDLMPGHQLADVVTMIGSLNVVFGEIDR; this is encoded by the coding sequence ATGAAACAAACACCAAATAGATTAAAACCTTTCTTTGAAAATATAAATTTTGAGAGAGAAGATAATACGATGATGATCAACTTTGGTCCTCAGCATCCATCTTCTCACGGACAAATGAGACTTATGCTAGAACTTCAAGGGGAAGAGATAGTAAAAGCTAGACCAGGTGTTGGTTATCTTCATAGAGGTATGGAGAAAATGGGTGAGAATATGATTTATAATGAATTCTTACCAACAACAGATAGAATGGATTATATAGCATCAACTTCAAATAATTATGGTTATGCTTTAGCTGTAGAAAAACTTTTAGGAATAGAAGTACCAAGACGTGCAGAAGTTATTAGAACTATGCTTTTAGAATTAAATAGAATCACCTCTCACCTTTTTTGGCTTGCAACACACGCTTTAGATGTTGGGGCAATGTCAGTTTTCCTTTATACCTTTAGAGAAAGAGAATTTGCAATGGACCTTATAGAGGATTATTGTGGAGCAAGACTTACTCATAGTGCAGTTAGAATTGGTGGAGTTCCTTTAGATTTACCAGAAGATTGGTGTGATAATTTAGAAAAATTCTTAAAGATTTTAGATGTAGAAGTTGATAAATATGAAGGGCTTTTAACAGAAAATAGAATCTGGAAAATGAGACTTGAAAATGTGGGTGTTATCTCTCCAGAACTTGCAAAATCTTGGGCTTGTTCGGGGATTGCTCTTAGAGGTTCAGGTATTAAATGGGATTTGAGACGTGAGATGCCTTATGGATTATATCCAGAATTGGAGTTTGATGTTCCTATTTCAGATAAATGTGATAGTTATGGAAGATATCTTTGTTATATGCAAGAGATGAGAGAATCTGCAAAAATTTTAAGACAACTTATACCTATGTATAAAGAGAGTGAATGTCAACTAATGGCACATGCTCCTGAATATATCTCTGCTCCTAAAGAGGATATTATGACTCAAAACTACTCTTTAATGCAACATTTTGTTCTTGTAACACAAGGGATGAGACCACCAAAAGGTGAAGTATATGTAGCAACTGAATCACCAAAAGGTGAATTAGGATATATGATAGTAAGTGACGGAACTCCATATGCTTATAAAATGAAACTAAGAGCACCATCATTTTGGCATACAGGTATATTTGAAGATTTAATGCCAGGTCATCAGTTAGCTGACGTTGTAACTATGATTGGTAGTTTAAATGTAGTATTTGGTGAAATTGATAGATAA
- a CDS encoding ATP-binding protein, translating to MNEIIDYIKAHNVEKTNFFKHLKCSKEEAKILQYITKEYITGRDTLIVIDILAEFYDVKSYEHLNHIHEIKSLLGLGWLVQNSFEHLKLSDMSQLELLNSAVTLSPAYLKFLEKGSLEFVLPEIKSYADHLEYLQDQFFKIDLAQQLNLVKRNFDENSPNINRLRTKLTLLENRIKDRVKETNSEILLEDFFKSNSLNEQEQMLFLALLKEEYSGGDGTIRDMNSLIELISSDDYEKIKFRSLLEEGSTLVSNGLVDYDEVLTPFGGINRNFYIPDDVLYKISHPTKKKTSNRKVKLDSLIKDQDMFELVTTSKSLDDVVLNDKTREILNSLLKQMDKDVFNRLKEWGLKDRKRGIEARIIFYGFAGTGKTLTALAFAKSLKKQILSFDCSKILSMYVGESEKNVRAIFDKYYDLRDKSKSEPILLLNEADQFLSARTTTSASGSEKMHNQMQNIFLEQIERFDGILIATTNLLESLDKAFSRRFNYKIEFKKPNLQQRVQLWEKLLPENLPLEEGFDIQKLAKHELTGGQIEMVIKNTAFKIAVEEEPLFTVKSFEEQIDKEKKGNFDSEAKVGFFS from the coding sequence ATGAATGAGATTATAGATTACATAAAAGCCCATAATGTTGAAAAAACAAACTTTTTCAAACATCTAAAGTGTTCAAAAGAGGAAGCAAAAATTTTACAATATATCACAAAAGAGTATATTACAGGTAGAGATACTCTTATTGTGATTGATATATTAGCAGAGTTTTATGATGTGAAAAGCTATGAACACTTAAATCATATCCATGAGATAAAATCATTATTAGGCTTAGGATGGCTAGTACAAAATAGTTTTGAACATCTAAAATTAAGTGATATGTCTCAACTAGAGCTTTTAAACTCAGCAGTTACTTTATCTCCTGCATATTTAAAGTTTTTGGAAAAAGGTTCTTTGGAGTTTGTTCTTCCTGAAATAAAAAGTTATGCTGACCATTTGGAGTATTTACAAGATCAGTTTTTTAAAATAGATTTAGCACAACAGTTAAATTTAGTAAAAAGAAACTTTGATGAAAATTCACCAAATATAAATAGATTAAGAACAAAATTAACACTTTTAGAAAATAGAATAAAAGACAGAGTAAAAGAGACAAATAGTGAAATTTTACTTGAAGATTTTTTTAAATCAAACAGTTTAAATGAACAAGAACAGATGTTGTTCTTAGCTCTTTTAAAAGAGGAGTATTCTGGGGGAGATGGAACAATTAGAGATATGAACTCTTTGATTGAATTAATCTCAAGTGATGATTATGAAAAAATCAAATTTAGAAGTTTACTAGAAGAGGGCTCAACATTAGTTTCAAATGGTTTAGTTGATTATGATGAGGTTTTAACTCCTTTTGGGGGAATAAACAGAAATTTTTATATTCCAGATGATGTTCTTTATAAAATATCACACCCTACAAAAAAGAAAACATCAAACAGAAAAGTAAAATTAGATAGTTTGATAAAAGACCAAGATATGTTTGAGTTGGTTACAACAAGTAAGTCTTTAGATGATGTTGTCCTAAATGATAAAACAAGAGAGATTTTGAACTCTTTATTAAAACAAATGGATAAAGATGTATTTAATAGATTAAAAGAGTGGGGACTAAAAGATAGAAAAAGAGGAATTGAAGCTAGAATTATCTTTTATGGATTTGCAGGAACAGGTAAAACCTTAACTGCTTTAGCTTTTGCAAAGTCTTTAAAAAAGCAAATATTGAGTTTTGATTGTTCAAAGATCTTATCAATGTATGTTGGTGAAAGTGAAAAAAATGTTAGAGCAATTTTTGATAAATATTATGATTTGAGAGATAAAAGTAAATCAGAACCAATTTTACTTTTAAATGAAGCAGATCAGTTTTTAAGTGCAAGAACAACTACAAGTGCAAGTGGTAGTGAAAAGATGCATAATCAGATGCAAAATATATTTTTAGAGCAAATTGAAAGATTTGACGGAATACTTATTGCAACGACAAACCTTTTAGAATCACTTGACAAAGCCTTTTCTAGAAGGTTCAATTACAAAATTGAATTTAAAAAACCAAATTTGCAACAAAGAGTTCAATTATGGGAAAAGTTACTACCTGAAAATCTTCCATTGGAAGAGGGGTTTGATATTCAAAAACTTGCTAAGCATGAGTTGACTGGTGGTCAAATAGAGATGGTTATTAAAAATACTGCATTTAAAATTGCAGTTGAAGAGGAACCTCTTTTTACCGTTAAATCTTTTGAAGAACAAATTGATAAAGAGAAAAAAGGTAATTTTGATTCTGAGGCTAAAGTTGGGTTCTTTAGTTAA
- a CDS encoding NADH-quinone oxidoreductase subunit B family protein: MAQHKVNYLQDGGAPIALTTVDKLVNWGRSNSVWPMTYGLACCAIEMMATGASRYDFDRFGTIFRASPRQSDCIIVAGTLTKKHAEFMRRLYDQMPDPKWVISMGSCANTGGMFNTYATVQGVDRVIPVDIYLPGCAPRPETLQYALMMLQKKIRRETIFRSIKKKRLV; the protein is encoded by the coding sequence ATGGCACAGCATAAAGTAAATTATTTACAAGATGGTGGAGCACCAATTGCTCTTACTACAGTTGACAAACTTGTAAACTGGGGTAGGTCAAATTCTGTATGGCCTATGACATATGGATTAGCCTGTTGTGCTATTGAGATGATGGCAACAGGGGCATCAAGATATGATTTTGATAGATTTGGTACTATTTTTAGAGCCAGCCCTAGACAATCAGATTGTATTATCGTTGCAGGAACACTTACAAAAAAACATGCAGAGTTTATGAGAAGATTATATGATCAAATGCCAGATCCTAAATGGGTTATTTCTATGGGGTCTTGTGCAAATACTGGTGGGATGTTTAATACTTACGCAACAGTACAAGGTGTTGATAGAGTTATCCCTGTAGATATTTATCTTCCAGGGTGTGCACCAAGACCTGAAACTCTACAATATGCTCTTATGATGCTACAAAAGAAAATAAGAAGAGAAACAATTTTTAGAAGTATAAAGAAAAAGAGGTTAGTGTAA